One window from the genome of Miscanthus floridulus cultivar M001 unplaced genomic scaffold, ASM1932011v1 fs_166_2_3, whole genome shotgun sequence encodes:
- the LOC136530629 gene encoding receptor protein kinase TMK1-like, protein MPFPTASTARRRRRYEGAAGPWRGLVVLALMALAAGAAAETSPSDVAAMRAVAKALGADKTLGWDVAGDPCSPKRWDGVSCDSLGRVTAIQVGKRGLTGTLPPEVGDLTELTRLEVFENKLSGPLPSLPGLSSLQILLAHNNSFTSIPADFFKGLTGLTAVSIDYNPFTSWTLPASLADCASLANFSANGANVSGTLPDFLGAMPVLQRLSLALNQLSGPVPASLARAQLVQLWLNGGHLNGSISFVSNMTSLEQLWLNLNEFTGPLPDFARFDNLWDLQLRDNKLTGPVPESLFKLKALKKVTLTNNLLQGPMPQIPDQLVAGTDMEADSEQFCVQEARKPCDPRVSLLLEVAAGFMYPASLAEDWRGNDPCRFPGVSCIQGNITGLTFTNKGLSGSISPAIGKISSLMVLNLANNNITGTVPEEVAALPLLTDVDLSNNNLYGKLPTFASKSAVVKTAGNPNIGKDAPAPAAGSGGSNHSPSGGGSSGSSGNNGGSSSSSVGVIAGSVAGTVVGLGLVAALGFYCYKRKQKPFGRVQSPHAMVIHPWHSGSDDMVKITVAGGNANGGARTSETYSQASSGPRDIHVVESGNMVISIQVLRSVTNNFSEENILGRGGFGTVYKGELHDGTKIAVKRMEAGVMGNKGLNEFKSEIAVLTKVRHRNLVSLLGYCLDGNERILVYEYMPQGTLSQHLFEWSENNLQPLEWKKRLSIALDVARGVEYLHSLAQQTFIHRDLKPSNILLGDDMKAKVADFGLVRLAPADGKCVSVETRLAGTFGYLAPEYAVTGRVTTKADVFSFGVILMELITGRRALDETQPEDSMHLVTWFWRMQLNKETFRKAIDPVIDLDEEAYASVCTVSELAGHCCAREAHQRPDMGHAVNVLSTLSEVWKPTDPDSDDSYGIDLNMTLPQALKRWQAFEDSSHFDGATSSFVASLDNTQTSIPTRPPGFAESFTSADGR, encoded by the exons ATGCCGTTTCCCACCGCCTCcaccgcgcggcggcggcggcggtacgAGGGCGCCGCCGGTCCGTGGCGCGGGCTCGTGGTCCTGGCTCTGATGGCGCTCGCGGCCGGCGCGGCGGCGGAGACGTCGCCGTCGGACGTGGCGGCGATGCGGGCGGTGGCGAAGGCGCTTGGCGCGGACAAGACGCTGGGATGGGACGTCGCCGGCGATCCCTGCTCTCCGAAGCGGTGGGACGGGGTGTCCTGCGACTCGTTGGGCCGTGTCACCGCGATCCAGGTCGGGAAGCGCGGCCTCACGGGGACCCTGCCCCCGGAGGTGGGCGACCTCACCGAGCTCACTCGCCTCGAGGTTTTCGAGAACAAGCTCTCCGGCCCGCTGCCCTCGCTCCCGGGGCTCTCCTCGCTTCAGATTTTACTTGCCCACAACAACAGCTTCACCTCCATCCCCGCTGACTTCTTCAAAGGCCTCACCGGGCTCACCGCCGTCTCCATCGACTACAACCCGTTCACGTCGTGGACGCTCCCCGCCTCCCTCGCCGACTGCGCCTCCCTCGCCAACTTCTCCGCCAACGGCGCCAACGTCTCTGGCACGCTCCCGGACTTCTTGGGTGCGATGCCGGTGCTCCAGCGGCTGTCGCTGGCCTTAAACCAGCTGTCAGGACCCGTACCGGCGTCGCTGGCCCGCGCGCAGCTGGTGCAGCTTTGGCTCAATGGCGGGCATCTCAATGGGTCGATTAGCTTTGTCAGCAACATGACCTCTCTGGAGCAACTGTGGCTGAATCTTAACGAATTCACTGGGCCCTTGCCGGACTTCGCGAGGTTTGATAATCTATGGGATTTGCAACTTCGCGACAACAAGCTCACAGGACCGGTGCCTGAGAGTCTTTTCAAGTTGAAGGCCCTGAAGAAGGTGACCCTGACGAATAATTTGCTGCAGGGGCCGATGCCTCAGATTCCTGATCAGCTTGTTGCAGGGACAGACATGGAAGCAGATTCAGAGCAGTTCTGTGTGCAGGAAGCCCGGAAGCCATGCGATCCCCGTGTGAGCCTGCTGCTCGAGGTTGCTGCTGGGTTCATGTACCCGGCCTCACTTGCTGAGGATTGGAGGGGGAATGATCCGTGTAGGTTTCCGGGTGTTAGTTGCATCCAAGGTAACATTACTGGGCTGACTTTTACCAACAAGGGTCTCAGTGGAAGTATCTCACCGGCCATCGGGAAGATTAGCTCACTTATGGTGCTAAATCTTGCTAACAATAACATCACTGGTACTGTGCCTGAGGAAGTTGCCGCGTTGCCTTTGCTGACAGATGTCGATTTGTCAAACAACAATCTCTATGGGAAACTTCCTACCTTTGCTTCCAAGAGTGCAGTGGTGAAAACTGCTGGTAACCCTAACATAGGCAAGGATGCTCCTGCACCAGCGGCAGGATCAGGCGGTAGCAACCACAGTCCATCGGGGGGAGGCAGCAGCGGAAGCAGTGGTAACAATGGGGGCTCCTCTTCGTCTTCTGTTGGAGTCATTGCAGGCTCAGTGGCTGGTACAGTTGTTGGACTAGGCCTTGTTGCTGCATTAGGTTTCTATTGTTACAAGAGAAAGCAGAAGCCTTTCGGAAGGGTGCAGAGTCCACATGCCATGGTTATCCATCCATGGCACTCAGGTTCAGATGACATGGTTAAAATCACAGTTGCAGGGGGAAATGCTAATGGTGGTGCTCGCACAAGCGAGACATATAGCCAAGCGAGCAGTGGTCCACGGGACATCCATGTTGTTGAAAGTGGAAATATGGTCATTTCAATCCAAGTTCTCCGCAGTGTGACCAACAACTTCAGCGAGGAGAACATCCTTGGTCGAGGAGGGTTTGGCACTGTTTACAAGGGTGAGCTTCATGACGGCACAAAAATTGCTGTAAAGCGGATGGAGGCTGGTGTGATGGGTAACAAGGGGCTAAATGAGTTTAAATCAGAGATTGCTGTTTTGACCAAGGTCCGTCACCGGAACCTTGTCTCACTGCTGGGCTACTGCCTTGATGGCAATGAGAGGATTCTTGTGTATGAATACATGCCACAGGGAACACTGAGCCAACACCTGTTTGAGTGGTCAGAGAACAATTTGCAGCCATTGGAATGGAAAAAGCGACTTAGCATTGCACTTGATGTTGCAAGGGGTGTCGAGTACCTTCACAGCCTTGCCCAGCAGACCTTTATCCACAGAGACTTGAAGCCATCAAACATACTTCTTGGCGATGACATGAAGGCCAAGGTGGCAGACTTTGGATTGGTTAGGCTTGCACCAGCTGATGGGAAGTGTGTCTCTGTAGAGACGAGACTTGCTGGCACTTTTGGGTACCTTGCACCAGAGTATGCAG TTACTGGACGTGTGACAACAAAAGCTGATGTCTTCAGCTTTGGTGTAATCTTGATGGAACTGATTACAGGACGCAGGGCACTTGATGAGACTCAGCCTGAAGACAGCATGCATTTAGTTACATGGTTTTGGAGAATGCAGCTCAACAAGGAAACATTCCGCAAAGCAATCGACCCTGTTATTGACCTTGATGAGGAGGCATATGCTAGTGTTTGTACTGTTTCAGAGCTTGCTGGTCACTGCTGCGCTAGGGAAGCACACCAGAGGCCTGACATGGGCCATGCTGTTAATGTTCTTTCTACCCTTTCGGAAGTTTGGAAACCAACCGACCCAGACTCTGATGACAGCTACGGTATCGACCTGAACATGACCCTGCCTCAGGCTCTGAAGAGATGGCAGGCATTTGAGGATAGCAGCCACTTTGACGGTGCAACCTCTTCATTTGTTGCAAGTTTGGATAACACTCAGACGAGCATCCCTACGAGGCCTCCTGGATTCGCGGAGTCGTTCACCTCTGCTGACGGAAGATAG